The following proteins come from a genomic window of Streptococcus oralis:
- a CDS encoding plasmid replication protein, producing the protein MSEDLKTIKELADELSVTKQNIQYHYQRLPKELQLKSSNGANLINSKAEKIILGKVESSSKSNTKDQQISSKDQQIEKLTNLLDQ; encoded by the coding sequence ATGAGTGAAGACTTAAAAACGATCAAAGAGCTGGCGGATGAGTTGAGTGTTACAAAACAAAATATTCAATATCACTACCAAAGGTTACCAAAAGAATTACAGCTTAAAAGTTCCAATGGGGCTAATCTAATAAATTCTAAAGCAGAAAAAATAATTTTAGGTAAAGTAGAAAGTAGTAGCAAATCAAATACCAAAGACCAACAAATAAGTAGCAAAGACCAACAAATAGAAAAACTAACTAATTTGTTAGACCAGTAA
- a CDS encoding glucuronide permease, giving the protein MLTSIILGILTIVLALIFSLLHLAAAFAAMKEKNYCQGNMCILVGSCLTSLALAIFFFVPLATVILWIVGSSIICYGAYWNGRQQENQHISHHIIRITSAIVITVLFILL; this is encoded by the coding sequence ATGTTAACTTCTATTATCCTAGGAATTCTAACGATTGTATTGGCTCTTATTTTCTCCCTCCTTCATCTCGCGGCAGCTTTCGCAGCCATGAAAGAAAAAAATTACTGTCAAGGGAACATGTGTATCTTGGTGGGAAGTTGTCTCACTTCACTAGCTCTTGCTATCTTTTTCTTCGTCCCACTTGCAACTGTTATATTATGGATAGTGGGCTCTAGCATCATCTGTTACGGTGCTTACTGGAATGGGCGACAGCAAGAAAACCAACATATATCGCACCACATTATTCGTATAACGAGTGCTATTGTCATTACGGTATTATTCATTTTGCTCTAA
- a CDS encoding TetR/AcrR family transcriptional regulator has product MQKRDRRVSKTKKAIYQAFLQVLNDKGYDATTVQDIIDLADVGRSTFYCHYESKELLLDELCRYLFHHLFEREEHLTTEDYLAHIFLHFQKNQDHVTSLLFSKNDYFLRQLHKELEHHVYPMVAEDLQEAYPNIPASYLKHFVVTNFIETLIWWLKKGKSYTEDQVVRFYLDVIEMTSTKSLEI; this is encoded by the coding sequence ATGCAAAAAAGAGATCGTCGGGTTAGTAAGACGAAAAAAGCCATTTATCAAGCTTTTCTACAAGTTTTGAACGACAAGGGCTATGATGCTACTACTGTTCAGGATATCATTGACTTGGCAGATGTTGGGCGTTCCACTTTTTACTGTCACTACGAGAGTAAGGAACTGCTTTTAGATGAACTCTGTCGCTACCTCTTTCACCATCTCTTTGAAAGGGAAGAACACTTGACTACAGAAGACTACCTCGCACATATTTTTTTGCATTTTCAAAAAAATCAAGACCATGTCACCAGTCTTCTTTTTTCCAAAAACGACTACTTTCTCCGCCAACTACACAAGGAACTCGAACACCATGTTTACCCCATGGTAGCGGAGGATTTGCAAGAGGCCTATCCAAACATTCCGGCTTCCTACCTCAAACATTTTGTAGTAACCAATTTTATCGAAACACTAATCTGGTGGCTAAAAAAAGGAAAATCTTATACAGAAGACCAAGTAGTGAGATTTTACTTAGATGTGATTGAGATGACTTCTACAAAATCACTCGAAATTTAA
- a CDS encoding cation diffusion facilitator family transporter, with product MSSKTSIWLAFFLNLSFSVVEFIFGGIFNSSAVLADAVHDLGDALAIGLSACLETISNREEDKRYTLGYKRFSLLGAMLTALILLTGSFMVLLENIPRLLSPQPVNYQGMLWLGILAILINLLASLIIRKGRTKNEAILTLHFLEDILGWLAVILVAGVLYVTDWYFLDPLLSLLISSFILWKAIPRFWSTLKIFLDAVPEGIETAELEKELATLANVKSVNQLSIWSMDGLENDAIVHLCIENWEQMMKTKEAVRQLLGERGVQNITIEVDASQSNHAKHKRNVHDLEQLSGHHHH from the coding sequence ATGAGTTCTAAAACATCTATCTGGCTAGCCTTTTTCTTGAATCTATCATTTTCTGTTGTCGAATTTATTTTTGGGGGCATCTTCAATTCAAGTGCAGTATTAGCGGATGCGGTTCATGATTTGGGCGATGCCCTTGCCATAGGCTTATCAGCTTGCTTGGAAACTATTTCCAATCGAGAGGAAGACAAGCGTTACACTCTTGGCTACAAACGCTTCAGTTTGCTAGGTGCCATGCTGACTGCCTTGATCCTTTTGACAGGATCTTTCATGGTGCTCTTGGAGAATATTCCTCGTCTCCTATCCCCTCAGCCTGTCAACTACCAAGGGATGCTGTGGTTGGGGATTCTTGCGATTCTTATCAATCTCTTGGCTAGTCTAATCATTCGTAAGGGTCGGACAAAGAACGAAGCTATCCTGACCTTGCATTTTTTAGAAGATATTCTGGGTTGGCTAGCGGTCATTCTGGTTGCTGGTGTTTTGTATGTGACAGATTGGTACTTTCTTGATCCGCTCTTATCACTCTTGATTTCTAGTTTTATCCTCTGGAAAGCCATTCCTCGCTTTTGGTCAACACTTAAAATTTTCTTAGATGCTGTGCCTGAAGGGATCGAGACCGCCGAGCTAGAGAAAGAGTTAGCAACACTAGCTAATGTTAAAAGTGTTAATCAACTCAGTATTTGGTCCATGGATGGTTTGGAAAATGACGCCATTGTCCACCTCTGTATCGAGAACTGGGAGCAGATGATGAAAACTAAAGAAGCAGTGCGTCAACTCCTAGGAGAAAGAGGGGTGCAGAATATCACTATCGAAGTGGATGCCAGCCAAAGCAATCATGCAAAACACAAACGGAATGTGCATGACCTAGAGCAACTCTCAGGACACCATCATCACTAG
- the galR gene encoding DNA-binding transcriptional regulator GalR, whose amino-acid sequence MATLKDIAQLASVSIATVSRVLNRDQSLSVTEETRHRILTVAEELGYTKHLKTGESHKPKQKIAIIQWVSEQGELDDLYYYQIRLGIEKRAQELDYDILRYFNDHPFTLSEEVIGILCIGKFSRAQISAFEEYPKPLVFIDSDTLSLGHTCIITDFYTAVKQVVDHFLSQGLDRIGILTGLEETTDQEEIIQDKRLENFKDITQAKGIYHEELIFQGSFTAQSGYDLMKEAIHKLGEQLPPAFFAASDSLAIGALRALQEAGISLPDRVSLISFNDTSLTKQVYPPLSSITVYTEEMGRAGMDILNKEVLHGRKIPSLTMLGTRLTLRESTLP is encoded by the coding sequence ATGGCTACATTAAAAGACATTGCACAGCTAGCCTCTGTCTCTATCGCGACCGTATCTCGTGTCCTCAATCGCGACCAGAGTCTATCTGTTACAGAAGAAACCAGACACCGTATTTTAACCGTCGCTGAAGAGCTGGGCTATACTAAGCACCTCAAGACAGGCGAATCCCACAAACCCAAGCAAAAGATTGCCATTATCCAATGGGTCAGCGAACAAGGGGAGCTAGACGACCTATACTACTACCAGATTCGCCTCGGTATTGAAAAAAGAGCCCAAGAACTGGACTATGATATCTTGCGCTATTTTAACGACCATCCTTTTACACTGAGCGAGGAAGTGATTGGCATTCTCTGCATCGGAAAGTTCAGCCGAGCTCAGATTTCCGCCTTTGAAGAATACCCAAAACCTTTAGTCTTTATAGACAGCGATACCCTCTCACTAGGTCATACCTGTATTATCACGGACTTTTACACTGCTGTGAAACAGGTTGTAGACCATTTCCTCAGTCAAGGGCTGGATCGGATTGGCATTCTAACAGGACTTGAGGAAACAACCGACCAAGAAGAGATCATTCAGGATAAGCGGCTTGAAAATTTCAAAGACATTACCCAAGCAAAAGGTATCTACCATGAAGAACTGATCTTTCAGGGGAGCTTTACTGCCCAGTCTGGCTATGACTTGATGAAGGAGGCCATTCACAAGCTAGGAGAACAACTCCCACCAGCCTTTTTCGCTGCCAGCGATAGTTTAGCCATCGGCGCCCTCCGTGCCCTTCAAGAAGCTGGAATTAGCCTACCAGACCGCGTCAGTCTCATTTCTTTTAACGACACTAGCCTGACCAAGCAGGTCTATCCTCCCCTTTCTAGCATCACTGTCTATACCGAGGAAATGGGCCGAGCAGGTATGGATATTCTTAACAAGGAAGTTCTCCATGGTCGGAAAATTCCTAGCCTGACCATGCTAGGAACCAGACTGACTTTGAGAGAAAGTACTCTTCCATAA
- a CDS encoding galactokinase — MTQDLTAEALRKDFLAVFGQEADQTFFSPGRINLIGEHTDYNGGHVFPAAISLGTYGAARKRDDQVLRFYSANFEDKGIIEVPLADLKFEKEHSWTNYPKGVLHFLQEAGHVIDKGFDFYVYGNIPNGAGLSSSASLELLTGVVAEHLFDLKLDRLDLVKIGKQTENNFIGVNSGIMDQFAIGMGADQRAIYLDTNTLEYDLVPLDLKDNVVVIMNTNKRRELADSKYNERRSECEKAVEELQVALDIQTLGELDEWDFDQYSYLIKDENRLKRARHAVLENQRTLKAQAALQAGDLETFGRLMNASHVSLEHDYEVTGLELDTLVHTAWAQEGVLGARMTGAGFGGCAIALVQKDAVEAFKAAVGKHYEEVVGYAPSFYIAEVAGGSRVLD; from the coding sequence ATGACACAAGATCTTACTGCTGAAGCCCTTCGCAAAGACTTTCTTGCCGTTTTTGGTCAAGAAGCAGACCAAACTTTCTTTTCACCAGGTCGTATCAATCTGATTGGTGAACACACGGACTACAATGGCGGTCACGTTTTTCCTGCTGCTATTTCTTTGGGGACATACGGTGCAGCTCGCAAGCGTGACGACCAAGTCTTGCGTTTCTACTCAGCAAACTTTGAGGACAAGGGTATCATCGAAGTGCCCCTTGCTGACCTCAAATTTGAAAAAGAGCACAGCTGGACCAACTATCCAAAAGGGGTTCTTCATTTCTTGCAAGAAGCTGGACATGTGATTGACAAGGGGTTTGATTTTTATGTTTATGGGAATATCCCAAATGGTGCTGGCTTGTCATCATCGGCATCTTTGGAACTCTTGACAGGTGTTGTGGCGGAGCATCTCTTTGATTTAAAATTAGACCGTCTGGATTTGGTTAAAATCGGAAAACAAACAGAGAACAACTTTATCGGAGTCAACTCTGGTATCATGGATCAGTTCGCTATCGGTATGGGGGCAGACCAACGTGCCATTTACCTGGATACCAATACGTTAGAATATGACTTGGTGCCACTTGATTTGAAGGACAATGTTGTTGTCATCATGAACACCAACAAACGCCGTGAACTAGCGGACTCTAAATACAATGAACGCCGTTCTGAGTGTGAAAAAGCAGTAGAAGAATTGCAAGTTGCCTTGGATATTCAGACCTTGGGTGAATTGGATGAGTGGGACTTTGACCAATATAGCTATCTGATTAAAGACGAAAATCGTTTAAAACGTGCTCGCCATGCTGTGCTTGAAAACCAACGTACCCTTAAAGCTCAAGCAGCTCTTCAGGCAGGTGATTTGGAAACTTTTGGTCGCTTGATGAATGCATCACACGTTTCTCTAGAACATGACTATGAAGTGACTGGTTTGGAATTGGATACCCTTGTCCACACAGCTTGGGCTCAGGAAGGTGTTCTTGGTGCTCGTATGACAGGGGCAGGTTTTGGTGGCTGTGCCATTGCCTTGGTGCAAAAAGATGCTGTTGAGGCTTTTAAAGCAGCTGTTGGCAAGCACTACGAGGAAGTCGTTGGATATGCTCCAAGCTTCTATATCGCTGAAGTTGCAGGTGGCAGTCGCGTTTTAGACTAG
- a CDS encoding HAD family hydrolase codes for MDAVIFDLDGLLADTEIISLKVYQELLKDFGIPFTEETYSREYSGHREEENVQRFLDTYDLPWNFDQTLEKVYELEARILAKGVNLKKGAKNLLAFLQREGIPIALATSSVESRARMILDSNGILSLFDHLVFAKDVKRSKPYPDIFLKACSDLNVLPENCLVLEDSEAGIEAAYRAGMPVICIPDLKMPAQSFLNKTEQVFQDLDAVRDYLESKKENQ; via the coding sequence ATGGACGCTGTAATATTTGATTTAGATGGCTTATTAGCTGATACTGAGATCATTTCTCTAAAAGTTTATCAAGAATTGCTTAAAGATTTTGGAATTCCTTTCACAGAAGAAACATATTCTAGAGAATACAGTGGACATAGGGAAGAGGAGAATGTTCAACGATTTTTGGATACCTATGATTTACCTTGGAACTTTGACCAAACCTTGGAAAAAGTTTATGAACTGGAAGCTCGAATATTAGCCAAAGGTGTAAATTTAAAAAAAGGTGCTAAAAATTTGCTTGCTTTTTTGCAAAGAGAAGGTATTCCAATCGCTCTAGCAACTTCAAGTGTTGAATCTAGAGCTAGAATGATTTTGGATAGTAATGGTATACTGTCCCTATTTGACCATCTAGTTTTTGCAAAAGATGTAAAGCGAAGCAAACCTTACCCTGATATATTTTTAAAGGCCTGTAGTGATTTGAATGTTTTACCAGAGAATTGCTTAGTATTAGAGGATAGTGAAGCAGGGATTGAAGCAGCGTATAGAGCTGGGATGCCAGTTATTTGTATTCCAGACTTGAAAATGCCAGCACAGTCTTTCTTAAATAAAACAGAACAAGTTTTTCAGGATTTAGATGCTGTCAGAGACTATTTAGAAAGTAAGAAGGAGAATCAATGA
- a CDS encoding UDP-glucose--hexose-1-phosphate uridylyltransferase: protein MSQGVIDAFITEVIAESSFEEMDRIYLTNRVLARVGEGVLEVETVLDKLIDLKDQLVEEAVRLETIEDSQAAREILGAELMDLVTPCPSQVNRDFWATYAQSPEQAIADFYQLSQKNDYIKLKAIAKNIAYRVPSDYGELEITINLSKPEKDPKEIAAAKLVQASNYPQCQLCLENEGYHGRVNHPARSNHRIIRFEMAGQEWGFQYSPYAYFNEHCIFLDGQHRPMAISRQSFERLLAIVEQFPGYFAGSNADLPIVGGSILTHDHYQGGRHVFPMELAPLQKTFRFTGFEQVKAGIVKWPMSVLRLTSDSKEDLINLADNILQEWRQYSDPEVQILAETDGTLHHTITPIARKRDGQFELDLVLRDNQTSLEHPDGIYHPHKDVQHIKKENIGLIEVMGLAILPPRLKAEVEQVASYLVGDDEAVADYHQEWADQLKAQHPDLTDKEKALEIVKDSVGAIFARVLEDAGVYKQTEQGQAAFMRFVEQVGILPD from the coding sequence ATGAGTCAGGGAGTTATAGATGCATTTATCACGGAAGTCATTGCAGAAAGTTCATTTGAGGAAATGGATCGAATCTACCTGACCAATCGTGTCTTGGCACGAGTTGGAGAAGGCGTTTTGGAAGTTGAGACTGTTCTGGATAAATTGATTGACCTCAAGGATCAGCTGGTCGAGGAGGCGGTTCGATTAGAGACGATTGAGGATAGTCAGGCTGCACGTGAAATCCTTGGTGCTGAACTAATGGACTTGGTAACCCCTTGTCCAAGTCAGGTCAATCGTGACTTTTGGGCAACCTATGCCCAATCTCCCGAACAGGCAATTGCGGACTTCTACCAACTTAGCCAGAAAAACGACTACATCAAACTCAAGGCCATTGCTAAAAATATTGCTTATCGTGTTCCATCTGACTACGGAGAACTTGAGATTACCATCAACCTCTCTAAGCCTGAAAAGGACCCGAAAGAGATTGCGGCAGCCAAGTTGGTGCAAGCTAGCAATTATCCCCAATGTCAGCTCTGTCTAGAGAATGAAGGCTACCATGGTCGGGTTAACCACCCAGCTCGCAGCAATCACCGCATTATCCGTTTCGAAATGGCGGGTCAGGAGTGGGGCTTCCAGTATTCGCCCTATGCTTATTTTAATGAGCACTGTATCTTCTTAGATGGTCAGCATCGTCCCATGGCTATCAGCCGTCAGAGCTTTGAGCGTCTGCTGGCGATCGTAGAGCAGTTTCCAGGCTATTTTGCAGGCTCTAATGCCGACTTGCCAATCGTGGGGGGGTCTATTCTAACTCATGATCACTATCAGGGAGGCCGACATGTTTTCCCTATGGAATTAGCTCCCTTGCAAAAGACTTTCCGATTTACTGGATTTGAGCAGGTCAAGGCTGGGATTGTCAAGTGGCCTATGTCAGTGCTACGTTTGACTTCAGATTCTAAAGAGGATTTGATCAACTTGGCTGATAATATTTTGCAGGAATGGCGGCAATATTCAGACCCTGAAGTACAGATTTTGGCAGAGACAGACGGGACACTACACCATACCATTACACCCATTGCCCGTAAACGCGATGGACAGTTTGAGTTGGACTTGGTCTTGCGGGACAATCAAACCTCTCTAGAGCATCCTGATGGCATCTATCATCCCCACAAGGATGTCCAACATATCAAGAAGGAAAATATCGGCTTGATTGAGGTCATGGGCTTGGCTATCTTACCACCTCGTTTGAAAGCAGAAGTGGAGCAAGTTGCAAGCTATCTTGTAGGAGATGATGAAGCAGTTGCAGACTATCATCAGGAATGGGCAGACCAACTCAAAGCCCAACATCCAGACCTAACAGATAAAGAAAAAGCCCTTGAAATCGTCAAGGACTCTGTGGGTGCTATCTTTGCGCGCGTTCTAGAGGATGCAGGAGTTTACAAGCAGACGGAGCAAGGACAGGCAGCCTTTATGCGCTTTGTAGAACAGGTCGGAATTTTACCAGACTAG
- a CDS encoding PaaI family thioesterase, which produces MKDFHFDAISAFENYEIEKMRDGHVVVTTKVVDSSLNYYGNAHGGYLFTLCDQISGLVVISLGLDGVTLQSSINYLKAGKLDDVLTIKGECVHHGRTTCVVDVDITNQEGRNVCKATFTMFVTGQRSEERQVRI; this is translated from the coding sequence ATGAAAGATTTTCATTTTGATGCTATATCTGCCTTTGAAAATTACGAAATAGAAAAAATGAGAGATGGTCATGTTGTGGTGACGACAAAAGTAGTGGACTCGTCGCTCAACTATTATGGCAATGCCCATGGTGGCTATCTCTTCACTCTTTGTGACCAGATTAGTGGTTTGGTGGTTATCTCGCTGGGGCTTGATGGAGTGACACTCCAATCCTCTATCAACTACCTCAAGGCAGGAAAACTCGACGATGTGCTGACTATTAAAGGAGAATGTGTCCATCATGGACGCACAACCTGTGTAGTGGATGTGGATATTACCAATCAAGAAGGCAGAAATGTCTGCAAAGCAACCTTCACCATGTTTGTCACAGGCCAGCGTTCAGAAGAAAGACAGGTAAGGATATAA
- a CDS encoding nucleobase:cation symporter-2 family protein, with the protein MQQQEKHSQAAVLGLQHLLAMYSGSILVPIMIATALGYSAEQLTYLISTDIFMCGVATFLQLQLNKHFGVGLPVVLGVAFQSVAPLIMIGQSHGSGAMFGALIVSGIYVVLISGIFSKVANLFPSIVTGSVITTIGLTLIPVAIGNMGNNVPEPTGQSLLLAAITVLIILLINIFTKGFIKSISILIGLVVGTAITATMGLVDFSPVAAAPLVHVPTPLYFGVPTFEISSIVMMCIIATVSMVESTGVYLALSDITNDPIDSTRLRNGYRAEGLAVLLGGIFNTFPYTGFSQNVGLVKLSGIKTRLPIYYAAGFLVLLGLLPKFGALAQIIPSPVLGGAMLVMFGFVSLQGMQILARVDFANNEHNFLIAAVSIAAGVGLNNSNLFVSMPTAFQMFFSNGIVVASLLAIVLNAVLNRKKK; encoded by the coding sequence ATGCAACAACAAGAAAAACACTCGCAAGCTGCGGTTCTAGGGCTTCAGCACTTACTAGCCATGTACTCAGGATCTATCCTGGTTCCTATCATGATTGCGACAGCTCTTGGCTATTCAGCTGAGCAATTGACCTACCTAATCTCCACAGATATCTTCATGTGTGGGGTAGCTACCTTCCTTCAACTCCAACTCAACAAACACTTTGGTGTTGGACTACCAGTCGTTCTCGGAGTTGCTTTCCAGTCAGTCGCTCCTTTGATTATGATTGGTCAGAGTCACGGTAGTGGGGCTATGTTTGGTGCCCTTATCGTATCAGGGATTTATGTGGTTCTGATTTCAGGCATCTTCTCAAAAGTAGCCAATCTCTTCCCATCTATCGTAACAGGATCTGTTATTACGACTATTGGGTTGACCTTGATTCCTGTCGCTATCGGAAATATGGGAAATAATGTCCCAGAGCCAACTGGTCAAAGCCTCTTGCTTGCAGCTATCACTGTTTTGATTATCCTCTTGATTAATATCTTTACCAAAGGATTTATCAAGTCCATCTCTATTTTGATTGGTTTGGTTGTCGGAACTGCCATCACTGCTACCATGGGATTGGTGGACTTCTCGCCTGTTGCGGCAGCACCGCTTGTTCATGTCCCAACTCCCCTCTACTTTGGTGTACCGACTTTTGAAATCTCCTCTATTGTCATGATGTGTATCATCGCAACGGTTTCCATGGTGGAGTCGACTGGTGTTTATCTAGCCTTGTCAGATATTACCAATGACCCAATTGACAGCACGCGCCTTCGCAACGGTTACCGCGCAGAAGGTTTGGCTGTACTTCTCGGAGGGATTTTTAACACCTTCCCTTACACAGGATTTTCACAAAACGTTGGCTTGGTCAAATTGTCTGGTATCAAGACTCGCCTGCCAATCTACTACGCAGCTGGTTTCCTAGTTCTCCTCGGACTCCTACCTAAGTTTGGTGCCCTTGCTCAAATCATTCCGAGTCCTGTTCTTGGTGGTGCCATGCTGGTGATGTTTGGTTTTGTTTCCCTTCAAGGTATGCAAATCCTAGCCCGCGTTGACTTTGCTAACAATGAACACAACTTCCTTATCGCAGCTGTTTCAATCGCTGCTGGTGTAGGGCTCAACAACAGCAACCTCTTTGTCAGCATGCCAACAGCCTTCCAAATGTTCTTCTCAAATGGAATTGTCGTAGCCAGCCTGCTCGCCATTGTCCTCAATGCCGTATTAAATCGGAAAAAGAAATAA
- a CDS encoding xanthine phosphoribosyltransferase, whose amino-acid sequence MKLLEERILQDGHILGDNILKVDSFLTHQVDFSLMREIGKIFAEKFASAGITKVVTIEASGIAPAVFTAEALNVPMIFAKKAKNITMNEGILTAEVYSFTKQVTSTVSIAGKFLSPEDKVLIIDDFLANGQAAKGLIQIIEQAGAKVEAIGIVIEKSFQNGRDLLEKAGYPVLSLVRLDRFENGQVVFKEADL is encoded by the coding sequence ATGAAATTATTAGAAGAGCGCATCCTTCAGGATGGGCATATCTTGGGTGACAACATCCTCAAGGTAGATTCCTTTCTAACCCACCAAGTTGACTTTAGCTTGATGCGAGAGATTGGTAAGATATTTGCGGAAAAATTCGCTTCTGCTGGCATTACCAAGGTTGTGACCATTGAAGCTTCGGGCATTGCCCCAGCCGTTTTTACAGCTGAAGCCTTAAACGTTCCCATGATTTTCGCCAAAAAGGCTAAAAATATCACCATGAACGAAGGTATCTTAACTGCCGAAGTCTACTCCTTTACCAAGCAGGTGACGAGCACGGTTTCCATCGCTGGAAAATTCCTCTCACCAGAGGACAAGGTCTTGATTATCGATGATTTCCTAGCCAATGGTCAAGCTGCCAAAGGCTTGATCCAAATCATCGAACAGGCCGGAGCAAAAGTCGAAGCTATCGGTATCGTGATTGAAAAATCCTTCCAAAATGGTCGTGATTTGCTTGAAAAAGCAGGCTACCCAGTCCTATCACTCGTTCGTTTGGATCGTTTTGAAAACGGTCAAGTCGTATTTAAGGAGGCAGATCTCTAA
- a CDS encoding bleomycin resistance protein, whose translation MNYNAVIPEFVVSDLEKSRHFYCDLLGFSVEYERPEEKFLFLSLEDCQLMLEEGSTEELAQLTYPFGRGVNISFGIEDVPQLHQKLLEADYPIHRPLTKREFRVGDSFIYPHEFAVLDPDGYFLRFSE comes from the coding sequence ATGAACTACAATGCAGTTATTCCCGAGTTTGTTGTATCTGACCTCGAAAAGTCACGCCACTTCTACTGCGACTTGCTGGGATTTTCTGTCGAATACGAGCGTCCAGAGGAGAAATTTCTCTTCCTCTCGCTTGAAGACTGCCAACTTATGCTAGAAGAAGGTAGCACAGAAGAATTAGCCCAACTAACCTATCCTTTCGGGCGCGGTGTCAATATTTCCTTTGGCATTGAAGATGTCCCTCAGCTCCACCAAAAACTGCTGGAAGCTGACTATCCTATCCATCGTCCGCTGACTAAAAGAGAATTTCGAGTGGGAGATAGCTTTATTTACCCTCACGAATTTGCAGTCTTGGATCCAGATGGCTATTTTTTAAGATTTAGCGAATAG
- a CDS encoding exodeoxyribonuclease III, translated as MKLISWNIDSLNAALTSDSARAKLSQEVLQTLVAENADIIAIQETKLSAKGPTKKHLEILEELFPSYENTWRSSQEPARKGYAGTMFLYKKELTPTISFPEIGAPSTMDLEGRIITLEFDAFFVTQVYTPNAGDGLKRLEERQVWDVKYAEYLAELDKEKPVLATGDYNVAHKEIDLANPASNRRSPGFTDEERAGFTNLLATGFTDTFRHIHGDVPERYTWWAQRSKTSKINNTGWRIDYWLTSNRISDKVTKSNMIDSGDRQDHTPIVLEIEL; from the coding sequence ATGAAACTCATCTCATGGAATATTGATTCCCTCAATGCAGCCCTAACGAGCGACTCAGCTCGCGCCAAACTGTCACAGGAAGTGCTACAAACTTTGGTCGCCGAAAATGCTGATATTATCGCTATCCAGGAAACCAAACTTTCTGCCAAGGGTCCTACTAAAAAACATCTGGAAATTTTAGAAGAGCTCTTCCCAAGCTATGAAAACACGTGGCGTTCTTCCCAAGAACCTGCCCGCAAAGGCTATGCTGGAACCATGTTTCTTTATAAGAAAGAACTCACACCGACTATCAGCTTCCCAGAAATCGGTGCCCCTTCTACCATGGACTTGGAAGGTCGCATCATCACCTTGGAATTTGATGCATTCTTCGTAACGCAAGTTTACACTCCAAACGCTGGCGATGGTCTCAAACGTTTGGAAGAGCGTCAAGTCTGGGATGTGAAATATGCTGAGTATCTAGCTGAGTTAGACAAAGAAAAACCAGTTCTGGCTACTGGAGACTACAACGTAGCCCACAAGGAAATCGACCTTGCAAACCCTGCCAGCAACCGCCGTTCACCTGGATTTACAGACGAAGAACGTGCTGGATTTACCAACCTCTTGGCAACTGGATTTACAGACACCTTCCGCCACATTCACGGCGATGTGCCTGAACGTTACACTTGGTGGGCGCAACGCAGCAAAACTTCCAAAATCAACAATACAGGCTGGAGAATCGACTACTGGCTCACCAGTAACCGCATCTCTGACAAGGTGACTAAGTCTAACATGATTGACTCAGGAGATCGTCAAGACCATACGCCGATTGTATTGGAAATTGAACTTTAA
- a CDS encoding DUF3290 family protein, with amino-acid sequence MKFYSYDYVLSQISQQNGIMIGFGIVLLAVTGFFAFKAYHDKKGTKFRELVMISALTLLALLLISITTYQNNQVSNNKFQTSLHFIEVVSKDLGVDKSEVYVNTSAATDGALLKVGNRYYRALNGSEPDKYLLEKVELYQTDAIELVEVNK; translated from the coding sequence ATGAAATTTTACTCATATGATTATGTACTTAGCCAAATTAGTCAACAAAATGGCATTATGATTGGTTTTGGAATTGTCTTATTAGCTGTTACAGGATTTTTTGCTTTTAAGGCTTACCATGATAAAAAGGGAACCAAATTTCGTGAGTTGGTCATGATTTCAGCCTTGACCTTACTAGCTCTCCTTTTGATTAGTATCACGACTTACCAAAACAATCAAGTTTCGAACAACAAATTTCAAACTTCACTTCATTTCATCGAGGTTGTTTCCAAAGATTTGGGAGTTGACAAGTCGGAAGTCTATGTCAATACATCTGCAGCTACTGATGGAGCACTTCTCAAGGTGGGAAATCGCTATTATCGTGCCCTTAACGGTAGTGAGCCAGACAAGTATCTGTTAGAGAAAGTAGAATTGTATCAGACAGATGCGATTGAACTGGTGGAGGTGAACAAATGA